Proteins encoded within one genomic window of Gallus gallus isolate bGalGal1 chromosome 1, bGalGal1.mat.broiler.GRCg7b, whole genome shotgun sequence:
- the EDAR gene encoding tumor necrosis factor receptor superfamily member EDAR isoform 1 precursor (isoform 1 precursor is encoded by transcript variant 1) produces MAHLGECKWTHVFPFLVVSLVYSASAEYSNCGENEYYNQTTGMCHDCPKCEPGEEPYMTCGYGTKDEDYGCIPCPSEKFSRGGYQICRRHKDCEGFFRATVLTPGDQENDAECGPCLPGYYMLENRPRNIYGMVCYSCLLAPPNTKECAGATSGISAIFPSTSGTSTFSPYQHAHKADLSGQGHLATALIIAMSTIFIMAIAIVLIIMFYIVKTKPSAQACCKSHSVKNVEAQANTQEEKKEVQDNVVIFSEKEEFEKLTATPAKAAKSENDASSENERLLSRSMDSDEEAAVDKQGTPERCLLSLVHLARDKSSTSNKSTGIQSRRKKILDVYANVCDVAEGLSPTELPFDCLEKTSRMLSSTYNTEKAIVKTWRHLAESFGLKRDEIGGMTDGMQLFDRISTAGYSIPELLTKLVQIERLDAVESLCADILEWAQAMPAPEPAVTS; encoded by the exons ATGGCTCACCTGGGTGAATGTAAATGGACTCATGTGTTCCCTTTTCTGGTG GTTTCCTTGGTGTACTCTGCCAGCGCTGAATACTCCAACTGCGGTGAGAACGAATACTACAACCAAACCACTGGCATGTGCCACGACTGCCCCAAATGTGAGCCGGGTGAAGAGCCGTACATG ACATGTGGGTATGGCACCAAAGATGAGGACTATGGCTGCATTCCCTGCCCATCAGAGAAGTTTTCCAGAGGAGGTTACCAGATATGCAGGAGGCACAAGGACTGCGAGGGATTCTTTCGAGCCACTGTCCTGACACCAGGCGATCAAGAGAACGATGCAGAGTGCGGGCCTTGTCTCCCAGG TTACTACATGCTGGAAAACAGACCTCGAAACATATACGGAATGGTTTGCTACTCATGCTTGTTGGCACCTCCTAACACCAAAGAAT GTGCAGGGGCTACCTCTGGCATTTCAGCCATTTTCCCGAGCACGTCTGGCACAAGTACTTTCTCACCTTACCAGCATGCTCACAAAG cagaCCTTTCAGGACAAGGACATCTGGCTACAGCTCTGATAATTGCAATGTCTACCATATTCATAATGGCTATTGCCATTGTCCTCATCATCATGTTTTACATTGTGAAAACCAAACCTTCTGCTCAAG CCTGTTGCAAGAGTCACTCAGTAAAAAATGTCGAAGCTCAGGCTAATActcaagaagagaagaaagaagtacAAG ATAATGTTGTGATATTCTCTGAGAAAGAAGAGTTTGAAAAACTTACAGCAACTCCAGCTAAGGCTGCTAAAAG TGAAAACGATGCATCTTCTGAGAATGAACGACTTCTAAGTCGTAGCATGGATAGTGATGAAGAAGCTGCAGTTGACAAGCAAGGGACACCAGAGAGATGCTTGTTATCATTAGTGCATTTGGCCAGAGATAAATCTTCCACAAGCAATAAATCAACTGGG ATTCAAAGTCGAAGAAAGAAGATACTTGATGTGTACGCTAACGTGTGCGACGTTGCAGAAG GCCTGAGCCCTACGGAGCTGCCTTTTGACTGTCTGGAGAAGACCAGCCGAATGCTCAGTTCAACATACAATACTGAGAAGGCCATAGTGAAAACGTGGCGTCACCTTGCTGAGAGCTTTGGGCTGAAGAGGGACGAAATTGGTGGCATGACAGATGGCATGCAGCTGTTTGATCGCATCAGCACAGCGGGCTACAGCATCCCGGAACTGCTCACCAAACTGGTACAAATCGAGCGGTTGGATGCTGTCGAGTCTCTGTGTGCAGATATTCTGGAGTGGGCACAAGCAATGCCTGCTCCTGAACCAGCAGTGACGTCCTGA
- the EDAR gene encoding tumor necrosis factor receptor superfamily member EDAR isoform X2 → MGMQEEQSGSMVKYQENMAHLGECKWTHVFPFLVVSLVYSASAEYSNCGENEYYNQTTGMCHDCPKCEPGEEPYMTCGYGTKDEDYGCIPCPSEKFSRGGYQICRRHKDCEGFFRATVLTPGDQENDAECGPCLPGYYMLENRPRNIYGMVCYSCLLAPPNTKECAGATSGISAIFPSTSGTSTFSPYQHAHKDLSGQGHLATALIIAMSTIFIMAIAIVLIIMFYIVKTKPSAQACCKSHSVKNVEAQANTQEEKKEVQDNVVIFSEKEEFEKLTATPAKAAKSENDASSENERLLSRSMDSDEEAAVDKQGTPERCLLSLVHLARDKSSTSNKSTGIQSRRKKILDVYANVCDVAEGLSPTELPFDCLEKTSRMLSSTYNTEKAIVKTWRHLAESFGLKRDEIGGMTDGMQLFDRISTAGYSIPELLTKLVQIERLDAVESLCADILEWAQAMPAPEPAVTS, encoded by the exons GTAAAATATCAAGAGAACATGGCTCACCTGGGTGAATGTAAATGGACTCATGTGTTCCCTTTTCTGGTG GTTTCCTTGGTGTACTCTGCCAGCGCTGAATACTCCAACTGCGGTGAGAACGAATACTACAACCAAACCACTGGCATGTGCCACGACTGCCCCAAATGTGAGCCGGGTGAAGAGCCGTACATG ACATGTGGGTATGGCACCAAAGATGAGGACTATGGCTGCATTCCCTGCCCATCAGAGAAGTTTTCCAGAGGAGGTTACCAGATATGCAGGAGGCACAAGGACTGCGAGGGATTCTTTCGAGCCACTGTCCTGACACCAGGCGATCAAGAGAACGATGCAGAGTGCGGGCCTTGTCTCCCAGG TTACTACATGCTGGAAAACAGACCTCGAAACATATACGGAATGGTTTGCTACTCATGCTTGTTGGCACCTCCTAACACCAAAGAAT GTGCAGGGGCTACCTCTGGCATTTCAGCCATTTTCCCGAGCACGTCTGGCACAAGTACTTTCTCACCTTACCAGCATGCTCACAAAG aCCTTTCAGGACAAGGACATCTGGCTACAGCTCTGATAATTGCAATGTCTACCATATTCATAATGGCTATTGCCATTGTCCTCATCATCATGTTTTACATTGTGAAAACCAAACCTTCTGCTCAAG CCTGTTGCAAGAGTCACTCAGTAAAAAATGTCGAAGCTCAGGCTAATActcaagaagagaagaaagaagtacAAG ATAATGTTGTGATATTCTCTGAGAAAGAAGAGTTTGAAAAACTTACAGCAACTCCAGCTAAGGCTGCTAAAAG TGAAAACGATGCATCTTCTGAGAATGAACGACTTCTAAGTCGTAGCATGGATAGTGATGAAGAAGCTGCAGTTGACAAGCAAGGGACACCAGAGAGATGCTTGTTATCATTAGTGCATTTGGCCAGAGATAAATCTTCCACAAGCAATAAATCAACTGGG ATTCAAAGTCGAAGAAAGAAGATACTTGATGTGTACGCTAACGTGTGCGACGTTGCAGAAG GCCTGAGCCCTACGGAGCTGCCTTTTGACTGTCTGGAGAAGACCAGCCGAATGCTCAGTTCAACATACAATACTGAGAAGGCCATAGTGAAAACGTGGCGTCACCTTGCTGAGAGCTTTGGGCTGAAGAGGGACGAAATTGGTGGCATGACAGATGGCATGCAGCTGTTTGATCGCATCAGCACAGCGGGCTACAGCATCCCGGAACTGCTCACCAAACTGGTACAAATCGAGCGGTTGGATGCTGTCGAGTCTCTGTGTGCAGATATTCTGGAGTGGGCACAAGCAATGCCTGCTCCTGAACCAGCAGTGACGTCCTGA
- the EDAR gene encoding tumor necrosis factor receptor superfamily member EDAR isoform X1, translating into MGMQEEQSGSMVKYQENMAHLGECKWTHVFPFLVVSLVYSASAEYSNCGENEYYNQTTGMCHDCPKCEPGEEPYMTCGYGTKDEDYGCIPCPSEKFSRGGYQICRRHKDCEGFFRATVLTPGDQENDAECGPCLPGYYMLENRPRNIYGMVCYSCLLAPPNTKECAGATSGISAIFPSTSGTSTFSPYQHAHKADLSGQGHLATALIIAMSTIFIMAIAIVLIIMFYIVKTKPSAQACCKSHSVKNVEAQANTQEEKKEVQDNVVIFSEKEEFEKLTATPAKAAKSENDASSENERLLSRSMDSDEEAAVDKQGTPERCLLSLVHLARDKSSTSNKSTGIQSRRKKILDVYANVCDVAEGLSPTELPFDCLEKTSRMLSSTYNTEKAIVKTWRHLAESFGLKRDEIGGMTDGMQLFDRISTAGYSIPELLTKLVQIERLDAVESLCADILEWAQAMPAPEPAVTS; encoded by the exons GTAAAATATCAAGAGAACATGGCTCACCTGGGTGAATGTAAATGGACTCATGTGTTCCCTTTTCTGGTG GTTTCCTTGGTGTACTCTGCCAGCGCTGAATACTCCAACTGCGGTGAGAACGAATACTACAACCAAACCACTGGCATGTGCCACGACTGCCCCAAATGTGAGCCGGGTGAAGAGCCGTACATG ACATGTGGGTATGGCACCAAAGATGAGGACTATGGCTGCATTCCCTGCCCATCAGAGAAGTTTTCCAGAGGAGGTTACCAGATATGCAGGAGGCACAAGGACTGCGAGGGATTCTTTCGAGCCACTGTCCTGACACCAGGCGATCAAGAGAACGATGCAGAGTGCGGGCCTTGTCTCCCAGG TTACTACATGCTGGAAAACAGACCTCGAAACATATACGGAATGGTTTGCTACTCATGCTTGTTGGCACCTCCTAACACCAAAGAAT GTGCAGGGGCTACCTCTGGCATTTCAGCCATTTTCCCGAGCACGTCTGGCACAAGTACTTTCTCACCTTACCAGCATGCTCACAAAG cagaCCTTTCAGGACAAGGACATCTGGCTACAGCTCTGATAATTGCAATGTCTACCATATTCATAATGGCTATTGCCATTGTCCTCATCATCATGTTTTACATTGTGAAAACCAAACCTTCTGCTCAAG CCTGTTGCAAGAGTCACTCAGTAAAAAATGTCGAAGCTCAGGCTAATActcaagaagagaagaaagaagtacAAG ATAATGTTGTGATATTCTCTGAGAAAGAAGAGTTTGAAAAACTTACAGCAACTCCAGCTAAGGCTGCTAAAAG TGAAAACGATGCATCTTCTGAGAATGAACGACTTCTAAGTCGTAGCATGGATAGTGATGAAGAAGCTGCAGTTGACAAGCAAGGGACACCAGAGAGATGCTTGTTATCATTAGTGCATTTGGCCAGAGATAAATCTTCCACAAGCAATAAATCAACTGGG ATTCAAAGTCGAAGAAAGAAGATACTTGATGTGTACGCTAACGTGTGCGACGTTGCAGAAG GCCTGAGCCCTACGGAGCTGCCTTTTGACTGTCTGGAGAAGACCAGCCGAATGCTCAGTTCAACATACAATACTGAGAAGGCCATAGTGAAAACGTGGCGTCACCTTGCTGAGAGCTTTGGGCTGAAGAGGGACGAAATTGGTGGCATGACAGATGGCATGCAGCTGTTTGATCGCATCAGCACAGCGGGCTACAGCATCCCGGAACTGCTCACCAAACTGGTACAAATCGAGCGGTTGGATGCTGTCGAGTCTCTGTGTGCAGATATTCTGGAGTGGGCACAAGCAATGCCTGCTCCTGAACCAGCAGTGACGTCCTGA
- the EDAR gene encoding tumor necrosis factor receptor superfamily member EDAR isoform 2 precursor (isoform 2 precursor is encoded by transcript variant 2) — protein MAHLGECKWTHVFPFLVVSLVYSASAEYSNCGENEYYNQTTGMCHDCPKCEPGEEPYMTCGYGTKDEDYGCIPCPSEKFSRGGYQICRRHKDCEGFFRATVLTPGDQENDAECGPCLPGYYMLENRPRNIYGMVCYSCLLAPPNTKECAGATSGISAIFPSTSGTSTFSPYQHAHKDLSGQGHLATALIIAMSTIFIMAIAIVLIIMFYIVKTKPSAQACCKSHSVKNVEAQANTQEEKKEVQDNVVIFSEKEEFEKLTATPAKAAKSENDASSENERLLSRSMDSDEEAAVDKQGTPERCLLSLVHLARDKSSTSNKSTGIQSRRKKILDVYANVCDVAEGLSPTELPFDCLEKTSRMLSSTYNTEKAIVKTWRHLAESFGLKRDEIGGMTDGMQLFDRISTAGYSIPELLTKLVQIERLDAVESLCADILEWAQAMPAPEPAVTS, from the exons ATGGCTCACCTGGGTGAATGTAAATGGACTCATGTGTTCCCTTTTCTGGTG GTTTCCTTGGTGTACTCTGCCAGCGCTGAATACTCCAACTGCGGTGAGAACGAATACTACAACCAAACCACTGGCATGTGCCACGACTGCCCCAAATGTGAGCCGGGTGAAGAGCCGTACATG ACATGTGGGTATGGCACCAAAGATGAGGACTATGGCTGCATTCCCTGCCCATCAGAGAAGTTTTCCAGAGGAGGTTACCAGATATGCAGGAGGCACAAGGACTGCGAGGGATTCTTTCGAGCCACTGTCCTGACACCAGGCGATCAAGAGAACGATGCAGAGTGCGGGCCTTGTCTCCCAGG TTACTACATGCTGGAAAACAGACCTCGAAACATATACGGAATGGTTTGCTACTCATGCTTGTTGGCACCTCCTAACACCAAAGAAT GTGCAGGGGCTACCTCTGGCATTTCAGCCATTTTCCCGAGCACGTCTGGCACAAGTACTTTCTCACCTTACCAGCATGCTCACAAAG aCCTTTCAGGACAAGGACATCTGGCTACAGCTCTGATAATTGCAATGTCTACCATATTCATAATGGCTATTGCCATTGTCCTCATCATCATGTTTTACATTGTGAAAACCAAACCTTCTGCTCAAG CCTGTTGCAAGAGTCACTCAGTAAAAAATGTCGAAGCTCAGGCTAATActcaagaagagaagaaagaagtacAAG ATAATGTTGTGATATTCTCTGAGAAAGAAGAGTTTGAAAAACTTACAGCAACTCCAGCTAAGGCTGCTAAAAG TGAAAACGATGCATCTTCTGAGAATGAACGACTTCTAAGTCGTAGCATGGATAGTGATGAAGAAGCTGCAGTTGACAAGCAAGGGACACCAGAGAGATGCTTGTTATCATTAGTGCATTTGGCCAGAGATAAATCTTCCACAAGCAATAAATCAACTGGG ATTCAAAGTCGAAGAAAGAAGATACTTGATGTGTACGCTAACGTGTGCGACGTTGCAGAAG GCCTGAGCCCTACGGAGCTGCCTTTTGACTGTCTGGAGAAGACCAGCCGAATGCTCAGTTCAACATACAATACTGAGAAGGCCATAGTGAAAACGTGGCGTCACCTTGCTGAGAGCTTTGGGCTGAAGAGGGACGAAATTGGTGGCATGACAGATGGCATGCAGCTGTTTGATCGCATCAGCACAGCGGGCTACAGCATCCCGGAACTGCTCACCAAACTGGTACAAATCGAGCGGTTGGATGCTGTCGAGTCTCTGTGTGCAGATATTCTGGAGTGGGCACAAGCAATGCCTGCTCCTGAACCAGCAGTGACGTCCTGA